One window of Bdellovibrionales bacterium genomic DNA carries:
- the dacB gene encoding D-alanyl-D-alanine carboxypeptidase/D-alanyl-D-alanine-endopeptidase, translating into MRYLFFVCFLILARPVHAQESSFKAELQKIIKKSGVPESDLGIYITSGEGEHQEVIFDLNSKKKMIPASISKVATSSAVLEYFPPGYKFKTQLVSAGTIQDKTLKGDLYLKGGGDPSFVSENMWFLVNNFKRNEIQKIEGDIVVDDSLFDSKRYDSSRQPERVDRAYDAPVGAMSFNWNSINIFVRPAEKAGAPAVVFLDPENEYVRLVNKTTTTSSGESSVVASRVEDKNFGGDVIHVSGKIAKGSKEVVIFKNITQPDIWSGYNLKSFLAQRGITVTGKIRIGKAPLNSTVMAEAESKGIEGSLADMNKFSNNYVAEMLTKNLGTLKGGQGTLDAGMAMINEHLKKLGLPEDQYYFQNPSGLTRDNRISAFGMWKIVSHLRNDLKVQPEFLTSLPIAGIDGTLKKRMKNSPAERWVRAKTGFLTDVVSLTGYAGRSDGRVFTFTFIFNGTKDEGSVRNFYDQMLIALTK; encoded by the coding sequence ATGAGATATCTGTTTTTTGTTTGTTTTTTAATTCTAGCGCGTCCAGTTCATGCTCAAGAGTCTTCATTCAAGGCGGAGCTTCAAAAAATTATCAAAAAATCCGGTGTTCCCGAGTCTGACCTCGGAATTTACATCACAAGCGGCGAAGGCGAGCATCAAGAGGTCATTTTTGATTTGAACTCAAAAAAGAAAATGATTCCTGCATCCATTTCAAAAGTCGCGACGTCTTCTGCGGTTCTTGAGTACTTCCCCCCTGGATATAAATTTAAAACTCAACTCGTTTCTGCTGGAACAATTCAAGATAAAACTTTGAAGGGTGATTTGTACCTAAAAGGCGGCGGTGACCCAAGTTTTGTCTCTGAAAACATGTGGTTCCTCGTGAACAACTTCAAACGCAATGAGATTCAAAAAATCGAAGGTGATATCGTTGTCGATGATTCTCTTTTCGATTCAAAACGTTACGATTCCAGTCGTCAGCCCGAACGTGTAGATCGTGCCTATGATGCTCCGGTCGGCGCGATGTCGTTTAACTGGAATTCTATCAATATCTTTGTGCGTCCAGCAGAAAAAGCGGGCGCACCCGCCGTGGTGTTCTTAGATCCTGAAAATGAGTACGTTCGCCTTGTCAACAAAACGACGACAACCAGTAGCGGTGAAAGCAGTGTTGTCGCGTCTCGTGTTGAAGATAAAAACTTTGGCGGCGATGTGATTCATGTCTCTGGAAAGATCGCTAAAGGCTCGAAGGAAGTCGTCATTTTCAAAAACATTACACAACCTGATATCTGGTCCGGCTACAATTTGAAATCCTTCCTCGCACAACGTGGAATCACTGTGACTGGAAAGATTCGTATTGGTAAAGCGCCGCTCAATTCAACAGTCATGGCCGAGGCTGAAAGCAAGGGGATCGAAGGTTCCCTCGCGGATATGAATAAGTTCTCGAATAATTACGTTGCTGAAATGCTGACAAAGAATCTGGGGACACTCAAAGGCGGGCAAGGAACATTGGACGCAGGCATGGCAATGATCAATGAGCATTTGAAAAAGCTCGGTCTGCCGGAAGATCAATATTATTTCCAGAATCCATCGGGGCTGACTCGGGACAATCGCATCAGCGCGTTTGGTATGTGGAAGATCGTGTCGCACTTACGCAATGATCTTAAGGTCCAGCCGGAATTCTTAACATCGCTCCCAATTGCCGGCATCGACGGGACGCTGAAAAAGAGAATGAAGAATTCTCCTGCAGAACGCTGGGTTCGCGCGAAGACAGGATTCTTGACGGACGTTGTCAGTCTTACAGGATACGCTGGACGTAGCGACGGTCGAGTTTTCACCTTCACTTTTATCTTCAATGGTACAAAAGATGAGGGGAGTGTGCGAAACTTCTATGATCAGATGCTCATCGCTCTGACAAAGTAG